The sequence GGCACCCCCCTGTGTTCCAGTCGTCAGCGGCCAATAACCAATAACGAATTTGTTCAGCTTCCAGCTGAACAAATTTAGACCCCTCACGTCCCCCCATCAAAACCAATGGTAACCTCTCCATCCTCGACGATCACCGGTACTTTACGTGCCCCATTGGAATGTTCCAGCATAACGTCGAGTTGATCGGGATCAGATATGATATTCAGATATTCGACTTTCTTGTTGCCCTTGGCATACGCTTCACGAGCTGCCCTCGTGTAGGGTCAGGCATCCTTGCCAAAAATCAATACTTTTTCAGACATGGCCCAATCCTTCCTGTTCTTAGGGTAATTGTTGATTAATTTATATTAATTTCAATTGGTTGTAATCAATATCAGAAAAACCTTAACAGCCAATTCCAGTCTTGTCAATGTTTTCAAATTGACATATATTGATATTTTGATAATTTGCCAAAATTCTTATAATATTGGTTATATGTCGCGCCGACAATCAAACCTATCCCGCAAAGTCACCATCATCAATGAACTCGGTTTGCACGCGCGTTCGGCTGCCAAAATCGCTGAGCTCGCCAATCAAGCGACGACGTCGGTCTGGATTATGAAAGGTGACCAGAAAGCCGATGCCGCCAGCATTGTGGATATCCTGACATTGGCATGTGAAAAGGGCACGCGTATTACCATAGGCATAGAAAACAAAGTCGATATTCAAATCCTGCAGGCCATCACAAAATTGGTTGAAAGCGGATTTGGAGAATAAGCTGATCTAATGGAAACAGATACCAAAGAAATCGTTATTAAAGGAATCAATGCCTCTCCGGGAATCTGCATTGGTAAGGCCTACCTGGTAGACAGTGAAGGTGTCGAAGTCGTCGAAAAATATCATGTCGAGGCCAAAGATCTGGCAAAAGAGATCAAACGCTTTAAGGCGGCTGTCAAAAAATCACGGGACGAGCTGCGCAAAATTGTCGAGAAAAGCCCTGAAGAATTGCAGCATGCCCATATCCTTGAAACGCATATGGCCTTGCTCAAAGATAAAATGCTTTACGGCCGCACGATTGAAACTGTCAAACAGGAAAGCGTCAATGCCGAATGGGCCCTTAAAAAAGTCGTATCGAACCTGATCGAAGTTTTCCAGAGTATGACCGACCCTTATCTAAAAGAGCGTTCAACTGATGTCGTCCAGGTGGCCGACAGTATTATGCACAACCTTGTCGGGGCCAAAAAGGTCAATATCGCAGCCATCGACAAACGTGTCATCCTGGTGGCCCATGACCTGACCCCGGCTGAAACCAGCCAGATCAACCTGGAACGGGTGATGGGCTTTATTACCGACCGTGGTGGAAAAGCAGCGCACACCGGTATTATCGCGCGCAGTTTAGAGATACCTGCCGTAGTCGGATTAATAAAAGCCAGCGCCTCAATTCGCAGTGATGACCTCATCATTGTCGATGGCAATAGCGGTACTGTTATTATCCATCCGACCGAAGACACCTTAGTTCAATATGAAGAACGCAAAATCAATTATGAAGAATACAAAGCGGTCATCACCCGTGAGAGTAAAGCACCGGCAGAATCAACTGACGGTGTCCGTTTGGCGGTGATGGGCAACATCGAGCTGCCCGAGGAAGTATTTGCATTGCTCAACTACGGCGGTGACGGTATCGGTTTGTACCGCACAGAGTTTCAGTATTTCAACCGTGTCGATTTCCCCAGCGAAGATGAGCTCTTGGATAAATACAAAGATGTGGTTGAGGTCATGGACCCCAAACCGGTCACCATCCGCACCCTCGATATCAATGGTGACAAAGCCTTAACCAATCAGTTCAACTCAGAGGAAACCAATCCGGCCTTGGGTCTGCGAGCCATCCGCTATTGCCTCAGAAAACCGCAGGTGTTTAAAGATCAGTTAAGGGCGATTCTCCGAACAGCCGCATATGGCAATGTCCGTATTTTGTTTCCGATGATATCCACTTACTTTGAGCTCTGCGAAGCCATCCGGATGCTGGACGAGGCGGCTGAATCGCTGGAAAAAGACGGCTTGCCGTACAACCGCGATATTCAGATCGGCGCCATGATCGAAGTGCCTTCAGCGGTGATAATGGCAGACGTGATCGCCGACAAGGTGGATTTTTTCAGCATCGGAACCAATGACTTGATTCAGTACTCGCTGGCCATCGACCGCGGCAACGAGCAGGTGGCTCATCTCTTCCAACCCCTTGACCCGGCCATTATACGGATGCTTAAGCAGGTCGCCGATGTCGCCCGCGAAAAGGAAATCAAGATTTTTATGTGCGGTGAAATGGCCGGCACACCTCATCACATCCCGCTTCTATTGGGCATTGGAATGGATGAGCTCAGCATGAACCCTCAAACCATACCGGATATCAAACGGGTGATTCGGGCCATGAATGTGGCAGATACCCGCTTTTTTTTAAAGGAAGTACTTAAACAAACCACCGCCAAAAGTACCTTTGAGCTGATCAAAGAAACTTACGGCAGCATTTTAGCAGAGCAGGTGTATTCTGAGTAGAGGGTTCCGCGTTCAAGGTTCAGGGTTTGGATGGTCGGCATTTTTTATGACAGGATTTACAGGATTTACAAGATTTTAATTTCCATTTTCAGTTTCCAGAAGAAACTGAAAATACACAATCGCCTTCGGCGAATGACAACGTACTCATAATTACGTGGTTGCTGAATTTGCACGACTATAATTTTCTGAATCATTGGCCGGCCTTACCAAAGCAATAAATATTCCGCTGAAAGCGGATTGAGTTTTCTCACTTCCATCCGGGAAGTGAGAAAGATAAAGAATGATCCTAAATAATCCTGTAAATCCTGTCTAAATACTAAAACGAGTAGATCTATACTTTATCTAAGGCCAATAAAAAAAGCGATTTTGCTATTTTGGAAAAAGAGCACATCAAAATCATTGCTGAGAATCGCAAAGCCCGCCGTAATTATTTTATCGTCGACGAATACGAAGCCGGCCTGGAGCTCAGAGGCACCGAGGTCAAATCATTGCGAATGGGACAGGCAAACCTTAAGGATTCCTATGCCCGCATTAAAAACGGTGAAGTATTTGTCTACCAGCTGCATATTGCCCCCTACCCCTTCGCTTATTATGACAACCACGACCCGCTGAGGCCGCGCAAGCTGCTGTTGCACAAATATGAAATCAAGCGACTTTACGGCAAAGTCAATGAAAAGGGTCACACCCTCGTACCGCTACGACTTTACTTTAAGGGCGGCAGGGTTAAGATCCTGCTGGCCCTGGTCAAGGGAAAGCGCAAATATGACAAACGTGAGGCCATCAAGCGCCGCGATGAGAAGCGCGACATGGAGCGCGAACGCAAAAATTACTAAAGGTTGAGCCCGTTGCCGGTTGGCCGGTTTAAAAAGTAAAAACTAAGCGGCTTTCCTCTTCTTTCGGGCTCAACGGGCTTAACCAGCTCAACGGGCCGACCGGTAAGCGTAATCTGTGGATAATTGATTTTGTTTTTTAAATCGGTGTTATCTGCGGTTCATTGAACAACAGCAGCCGTATCCCGCCGGGATTCGGCTTCGACAAAGACGCGCTTGATTTTGGGGTAGGTTTGTTTGATGTGGCGATCCAGCCTGGAAATCGTATCTTCAACATCACCGGCTGAAAGGCTATCGGCAAAGTCCACGCTGAGATTCAGCAGGACAAATTCAGGCCCCATGTGCAGGGTCAAGACCTCGTTGACGTGTTTTATTTTGGGATAAGATTTCGCGATTTCTTTTATTCCGTTGACGATTTCGGGCGGGGCGCTTTCACCGATCAGCAATCCCTTGATTTCATAAGCCAGCCAAACGGCCGTCCCTGCCAAAATCAATCCGATCACCACCGATGCAATACCGTCGTATACATAATTTCCCGTAATCTGACTTAGAAAAATCCCAATAAAAGCCGCGATGATACCCAGCATGGCGGCAGAATCTTCAAATAGAACCACGAACATGGAAGGGTCTTTGCCCCTTTGCACCGCTTCGAAATAGCCCCATTTTCCCTTGGCTTTGGTAAATTCAGCAAAGGCAAAATACCAGGCCGCGCCTTCAAATATCAGGGCGCAGCCCAGCACAACATAGTTGATCGTTGGATTTTCGATGGGGACGGGATGTAAAATGTGGTGGACGCCTTTATAAATGGAAACCCCCGCACCAATAGTGAAGATGGTAATCGCCACCACAAAACCCCAAAAATAAACCTCCTTGCCGTGGCCAAAGGGAAAGCGCTCATCGGCCGGACGTTTGGCACGGTGCAACCCGTAAAGCAGCAGTACCTGATTGCCGGTATCGACCACCGAATGAACCCCCTCAGACAGCATGGCCGAGCTTTTGGTCAGAAAAAAAGCAATAAATTTTGTCAGTGCAATCAGACCATTTCCGATCAAGGCTGCATAGATGACTTTTTTAGAGGATGCAGATGCCATGGCAAAAGGGCTCCATATGGAAAATGAATCATTGGGACTTTACCCGCTGGATTCGAAGATAAATATAAAACAGCATGTATGAGGTCAACAAAAAATACAGCGGTCACAGAAAACTCAACATATGGTTTGCATCGGTTATTGTCAAATTAGCGCAGAAAACGGCCATTTGACGTCTCTAAAGGGCAATAAAGCCGAAAAACAACAATACATAGATTTATAATGATCCATATTTGCATTCATCACAGCTTAGCCAGGCATAGGCGGATGCGCTTTAAAGCGGAGTTTTTCCTTGACAAATTTTAGGGAACCGCCTATAAATGTTTTTTATGTGGCTATTTTGTAGCTATATTGTAGTTAATTT comes from Desulfobacterales bacterium and encodes:
- the ptsP gene encoding phosphoenolpyruvate--protein phosphotransferase, translating into METDTKEIVIKGINASPGICIGKAYLVDSEGVEVVEKYHVEAKDLAKEIKRFKAAVKKSRDELRKIVEKSPEELQHAHILETHMALLKDKMLYGRTIETVKQESVNAEWALKKVVSNLIEVFQSMTDPYLKERSTDVVQVADSIMHNLVGAKKVNIAAIDKRVILVAHDLTPAETSQINLERVMGFITDRGGKAAHTGIIARSLEIPAVVGLIKASASIRSDDLIIVDGNSGTVIIHPTEDTLVQYEERKINYEEYKAVITRESKAPAESTDGVRLAVMGNIELPEEVFALLNYGGDGIGLYRTEFQYFNRVDFPSEDELLDKYKDVVEVMDPKPVTIRTLDINGDKALTNQFNSEETNPALGLRAIRYCLRKPQVFKDQLRAILRTAAYGNVRILFPMISTYFELCEAIRMLDEAAESLEKDGLPYNRDIQIGAMIEVPSAVIMADVIADKVDFFSIGTNDLIQYSLAIDRGNEQVAHLFQPLDPAIIRMLKQVADVAREKEIKIFMCGEMAGTPHHIPLLLGIGMDELSMNPQTIPDIKRVIRAMNVADTRFFLKEVLKQTTAKSTFELIKETYGSILAEQVYSE
- the smpB gene encoding SsrA-binding protein SmpB — translated: MEKEHIKIIAENRKARRNYFIVDEYEAGLELRGTEVKSLRMGQANLKDSYARIKNGEVFVYQLHIAPYPFAYYDNHDPLRPRKLLLHKYEIKRLYGKVNEKGHTLVPLRLYFKGGRVKILLALVKGKRKYDKREAIKRRDEKRDMERERKNY
- a CDS encoding HPr family phosphocarrier protein, with product MSRRQSNLSRKVTIINELGLHARSAAKIAELANQATTSVWIMKGDQKADAASIVDILTLACEKGTRITIGIENKVDIQILQAITKLVESGFGE
- a CDS encoding UXX-star (seleno)protein family 1 — translated: MSEKVLIFGKDAUPYTRAAREAYAKGNKKVEYLNIISDPDQLDVMLEHSNGARKVPVIVEDGEVTIGFDGGT
- a CDS encoding cation diffusion facilitator family transporter — protein: MASASSKKVIYAALIGNGLIALTKFIAFFLTKSSAMLSEGVHSVVDTGNQVLLLYGLHRAKRPADERFPFGHGKEVYFWGFVVAITIFTIGAGVSIYKGVHHILHPVPIENPTINYVVLGCALIFEGAAWYFAFAEFTKAKGKWGYFEAVQRGKDPSMFVVLFEDSAAMLGIIAAFIGIFLSQITGNYVYDGIASVVIGLILAGTAVWLAYEIKGLLIGESAPPEIVNGIKEIAKSYPKIKHVNEVLTLHMGPEFVLLNLSVDFADSLSAGDVEDTISRLDRHIKQTYPKIKRVFVEAESRRDTAAVVQ